The following are encoded together in the Citrus sinensis cultivar Valencia sweet orange chromosome 1, DVS_A1.0, whole genome shotgun sequence genome:
- the LOC102618286 gene encoding homocysteine S-methyltransferase 3: MVSGSNGTTSFMTDFLQKCGGYSVVDGGFATELERHGADLNDPLWSAKCLVSSPHLVRKVHLDYLDAGANIIITASYQATIQGFEAKGFSTEEAEALLRRSVEIACEAREIYYDRCMKDSWDFTGSGRISSRPVLVAASVGSYGAYLADGSEYSGDYGDAVSLETLKEFHRRRVQILANSGADLIAFETIPNKLEAKAYAELLEEEGITIPAWFSFNSKDGINVVSGDSILECASIADSCEQVVAVGINCTSPRFIHGLILSVRKVTSKPVIIYPNSGETYNAELKKWVESTGVRDEDFVSYIGKWRDAGASLFGGCCRTTPNTIKAISRVLSNKSLPSANLNIQM, translated from the exons ATGGTATCGGGAAGCAACGGAACCACCTCATTTATGACTGATTTCCTACAAAAGTGCGGCGGTTACTCCGTTGTCGACGGCGGCTTTGCCACCGAACTCGAACGCCACGGCGCCGACCTCAACGACCCTCTTTGGAGCGCCAAGTGCCTCGTCTCTTCTCCTCACCTCGTCAGAAAG GTTCATCTAGATTATCTTGATGCTGGAGCAAATATAATCATCACTGCATCATATCAG GCCACCATTCAAGGTTTTGAGGCAAAAGGATTCTCGACAGAGGAAGCAGAAGCTTTGCTTAGGAGAAGTGTTGAAATTGCATGCGAGGCACGCGAAATCTATTATGACAGATGTATGAAAGATTCTTGGGACTTCACAGGAAGTGGAAGGATCTCAAGTCGTCCAGTTTTAGTTGCTGCTTCTGTAGGCAGTTATGGGGCTTATTTGGCTGATGGGTCTGAATATAG TGGGGACTACGGCGATGCAGTTTCTCTGGAAACATTGAAGGAGTTCCATAGGAGGAGAGTACAGATTTTAGCCAATTCAGGCGCTGATCTAATTGCATTTGAAACCATTCCGAATAAGCTGGAAGCCAAg GCCTATGCTGAGCTTCTTGAGGAAGAAGGAATAACTATTCCAGCATGgttttctttcaattctaAGGATGGAATTAACGTGGTTAGTGGTGATTCTATATTAGAGTGTGCCTCAATTGCAGATTCATGCGAGCAAGTTGTTGCTGTTGGAATTAACTGTACATCTCCTCGATTTATCCATGGACTCATACTCTCCGTTAGAAAG GTAACTAGTAAACCTGTAATCATATATCCAAACAGTGGCGAGACCTATAATGCTGAGCTCAAGAAGTGGGTG GAATCAACTGGAGTAAGAGATGAGGACTTTGTCTCATACATCGGTAAGTGGCGTGATGCGGGGGCTTCTTTATTTGGTGGATGCTGCAGGACTACACCAAATACAATCAAAGCCATATCCAGAGTTCTATCCAACAAATCTTTGCCATCCGCAAATTTGAACATTCAGATGTAG
- the LOC102617724 gene encoding pentatricopeptide repeat-containing protein At3g22690, which yields MALTLNPSPLVLATPTVTTLTNQHKAKTTPKDSPSIGSLKNCKTLNELKQPHCHILKQGLGHKPSYISKVVCTCAQMGTFESLTYAQKAFDYYIKDNETSATLFMYNSLIRGYSCIGLGVEAISLYVELVGFGILPDKFTFPFVLNACTKSSAFGEGVQVHGAIVKMGFDRDVFVENCLIHFYGECGDIVDGRRVFDEMSERNVVSWTSLICACARRDLPKEAVYLFFEMVEEGIKPNSVTMVCVISACAKLQNLELGDRVCAYIDELGMKANALMVNALVDMYMKCGAVDTAKQLFGECKDRNLVLCNTIMSNYVRLGLAREALAILDEMLLHGPRPDRVTMLSAVSASAQLGDLLCGRMCHGYVLRNGLEGWDSICNTMIDMYMKCGKQEMACRIFDHMSNKTVVSWNSLIAGLIKNGDVESAREVFSEMPGRDHISWNTMLGGLTQENMFEEAMELFRVMLSERIKVDRVTMVGVASACGYLGALDLAKWIYAYIEKNGIHCDMQLATALVDMFARCGDPQRAMQVFRRMEKRDVSAWTAAIGAMAMEGNGEQAVELFNEMLRQGIKPDSIVFVGVLTACSHGGLVNQGWHLFRSMTDIHGVSPQIVHYGCMVDLLGRAGLLGEALDLIKSMPVEPNDVIWGSLLAACQKHQNVDIAAYAAERITELDPEKSGVHVLLSNIYASAGKWTNVARVRLQMKEQGIRKLPGSSSIEVNGKVHEFTSGDESHPEMNNISSMLREMNCRLRDAGYVPDLTNVLLDVDEQEKKYLLSHHSEKLAMAFGLISTSKTMPIRVVKNLRLCCDCHSFAKLVSKVYDREIIVRDNNRFHFFRQGSCSCSDFW from the coding sequence ATGGCTTTGACTCTAAATCCATCTCCTCTAGTCTTAGCAACACCAACAGTCACAACTCTAACCAACCAGCACAAAGCCAAAACCACACCGAAAGACTCTCCTTCAATTGGGTCGCTGAAAAACTGCAAAACTTTAAACGAACTCAAGCAACCTCACTGTCACATATTAAAGCAGGGCCTAGGTCACAAACCCTCTTACATTTCCAAGGTTGTTTGTACATGTGCCCAAATGGGCACTTTTGAAAGCTTGACTTATGCTCAAAAAGCGTTTGATTATTACATAAAAGATAATGAAACTAGTGCAACTTTGTTCATGTACAATTCTTTGATTAGAGGTTACTCTTGTATTGGACTTGGTGTTGAAGCTATTTCGCTCTATGTTGAGTTGGTTGGTTTTGGTATTTTGCCTGATAAGTTTACGTTCCCATTTGTGTTAAACGCGTGCACGAAGAGTTCAGCTTTTGGTGAGGGGGTTCAGGTTCATGGAGCAATCGTCAAGATGGGTTTTGATAGAGATGTGTTTGTAGAGAATTGTTTGATACATTTTTATGGCGAATGCGGTGACATTGTTGATGGGAGAAgagtgtttgatgaaatgtcTGAGAGAAATGTTGTGTCTTGGACTAGTTTGATTTGTGCCTGTGCTAGAAGGGATTTGCCTAAAGAGgctgtttatttgttttttgagATGGTAGAGGAAGGTATTAAACCCAATTCTGTTACAATGGTTTGTGTTATTTCTGCTTGTGCCAAGTTGCAAAATCTTGAATTGGGTGACAGGGTGTGTGCTTATATTGATGAGTTGGGAATGAAGGCGAATGCTCTTATGGTGAATGCACTTGTTGATATGTACATGAAATGCGGTGCTGTGGATACTGCAAAACAGCTTTTTGGTGAATGCAAGGATAGGAATTTGGTTTTGTGCAATACAATCATGTCAAACTATGTGCGGTTAGGCTTGGCAAGAGAAGCACTTGCCATCTTGGATGAGATGCTATTGCATGGGCCAAGACCTGATAGAGTTACTATGCTATCTGCAGTCTCAGCAAGTGCACAGTTAGGTGATCTTCTATGTGGTAGGATGTGCCATGGTTATGTTTTGAGGAATGGGTTAGAAGGTTGGGATTCCATTTGTAATACTATGATTGACATGTACATGAAGTGTGGCAAACAAGAAATGGCATGTAGAATCTTTGATCACATGTCAAACAAGACTGTGGTGTCATGGAACTCTTTGATTGCAGGACTTATTAAGAATGGTGATGTGGAGTCAGCTCGTGAAGTTTTCAGTGAGATGCCTGGGAGAGATCACATATCTTGGAACACTATGCTTGGTGGTTTAACGCAAGAGAACATGTTTGAGGAAGCAATGGAACTTTTCAGAGTGATGCTGAGTGAGAGAATCAAGGTAGATAGGGTGACAATGGTGGGCGTTGCATCTGCTTGTGGATATCTAGGAGCTCTTGACCTCGCCAAGTGGATCTACGCTtacattgaaaaaaatggaATTCACTGTGATATGCAGCTTGCAACAGCCTTAGTAGACATGTTTGCCAGGTGTGGTGATCCTCAAAGAGCAATGCAAGTGTTCAGAAGAATGGAGAAAAGAGATGTGTCTGCCTGGACTGCTGCCATTGGTGCAATGGCCATGGAGGGAAATGGTGAACAAGCAGTGGAACTTTTTAATGAGATGCTAAGACAAGGGATAAAACCAGACAGCATAGTATTTGTGGGAGTATTGACAGCCTGCAGTCATGGTGGATTAGTGAATCAAGGCTGGCACCTTTTCAGGTCCATGACAGATATCCATGGAGTCTCCCCACAAATTGTCCATTATGGATGCATGGTTGATTTACTTGGCCGAGCTGGGTTGTTGGGAGAAGCTCTAGATCTCATTAAGAGCATGCCAGTGGAGCCTAATGATGTAATTTGGGGATCTTTGTTAGCTGCTTGCCAGAAGCACCAAAACGTTGATATAGCAGCATATGCTGctgaaagaataactgaactGGATCCTGAGAAGTCGGGGGTTCATGTGCTTCTATCAAACATATATGCATCAGCTGGAAAATGGACAAATGTTGCAAGAGTGAGGCTACAGATGAAGGAGCAAGGGATTCGTAAATTGCCTGGATCAAGTTCTATAGAGGTTAATGGAAAAGTTCACGAGTTCACTTCTGGTGATGAATCTCACCCGGAAATGAATAACATTTCATCAATGCTACGCGAGATGAACTGCAGACTCAGAGATGCTGGCTATGTTCCTGACCTTACTAATGTTCTACTTGATGTTGATGAGCAAGAGAAAAAGTATTTGCTGAGCCATCATAGTGAAAAACTGGCTATGGCCTTTGGACTGATCAGTACAAGTAAAACGATGCCCATTCGTGTTGTTAAGAATCTGCGACTGTGCTGTGATTGCCACTCATTTGCCAAACTAGTCTCAAAAGTATATGATCGGGAAATTATTGTCAGAGATAATAATAGATTCCACTTTTTCCGGCAAGGGTCTTGTTCTTGTAGTGATTTTTggtaa
- the LOC102618009 gene encoding protein RDM1 isoform X1 codes for MKRPMPWGDQVDVISSDDSASDGDADNGLDGRQSSNDMTIDQPTKELTSEGSLFRRAEMYQEYMKQLPIPTQRSSIIPFTSWVGLGNSIKQLYEQPLHYLTNIHLKQWDQLRFGTEDEHKPLDSIVHPCKAEATVWLIEEVHRLTSCHHHLAKLWLSDPMHYVFIDSITLNSPKSPDSTKSSSPQVL; via the exons ATGAAGAGGCCAATGCCGTGGGGTGATCAGGTTGATGTTATATCATCAGATGATTCTGCTTCAGATGGAGATGCTGACAATGGGCTTGATGGTCGACAGTCAAGCAATGATATGACAATTGATCAACCTACCAAAGAATTAACTTCTGAAG GTTCATTGTTCAGAAGAGCGGAAATGTAtcaggagtacatgaagcagcTGCCAATCCCAACACAACGCAGTTCTATTATCCCGTTTACCTCATGGGTAGGATTAGGCAACTCTATTAAGCAATTGTATGAGCAACCCTTGCACTACCTCACTAATATTCACCTCAAGCAGTGGGACCAGTTGAGATTTGGCACTGAGGATGAACACAAGCCGCTGGATTCTATAGTCCATCCTTGTAAAGCTGAAGCCACCGTCTGGCTCATTGAAGAAGTTCACCGGCTTACCTCATGTCATCATCATCTAGCCAAACTCTGGCTTTCAGATCCAATGCATTATGTGTTTATCGATTCTATTACCCTGAATTCCCCCAAGTCTCCAGATTCCACCAAGTCCTCAAGTCCTCAAGTCCTGTGA
- the LOC102618009 gene encoding protein RDM1 isoform X2 encodes MKRPMPWGDQVDVISSDDSASDGDADNGLDGRQSSNDMTIDQPTKELTSEGSLFRRAEMYQEYMKQLPIPTQRSSIIPFTSWWDQLRFGTEDEHKPLDSIVHPCKAEATVWLIEEVHRLTSCHHHLAKLWLSDPMHYVFIDSITLNSPKSPDSTKSSSPQVL; translated from the exons ATGAAGAGGCCAATGCCGTGGGGTGATCAGGTTGATGTTATATCATCAGATGATTCTGCTTCAGATGGAGATGCTGACAATGGGCTTGATGGTCGACAGTCAAGCAATGATATGACAATTGATCAACCTACCAAAGAATTAACTTCTGAAG GTTCATTGTTCAGAAGAGCGGAAATGTAtcaggagtacatgaagcagcTGCCAATCCCAACACAACGCAGTTCTATTATCCCGTTTACCTCATGG TGGGACCAGTTGAGATTTGGCACTGAGGATGAACACAAGCCGCTGGATTCTATAGTCCATCCTTGTAAAGCTGAAGCCACCGTCTGGCTCATTGAAGAAGTTCACCGGCTTACCTCATGTCATCATCATCTAGCCAAACTCTGGCTTTCAGATCCAATGCATTATGTGTTTATCGATTCTATTACCCTGAATTCCCCCAAGTCTCCAGATTCCACCAAGTCCTCAAGTCCTCAAGTCCTGTGA